From a single Nicotiana tomentosiformis chromosome 2, ASM39032v3, whole genome shotgun sequence genomic region:
- the LOC138905354 gene encoding uncharacterized protein — translation MDDRDGVLYSGPYMMNSKSVIVKMWNADFDFNDDGLKTIPLWIQFPNLPLNCWEDDSLSIIGSTLGVPLYADACTKKVECIAYARILVEINIIRPLPKQIMVEDPNGREFEQEVWYDWMPMYCNKCLQLGHVCREPQNKAMPKQQKGRYQKPQQLWKKIRH, via the coding sequence ATGGATGATAGAGATGGTGTTCTTTATTCAGGGCCTTACATGATGAATAGCAAATCAGTTATTGTTAAAATGTGGAATGCTGATTTTGATTTTAATGATGATGGACTGAAGACCATCCCACTATGGATTCAATTTCCAAATCTACCACTGAATTGCTGGGAGGATGACTCATTGAGCATAATTGGAAGCACATTGGGAGTTCCTCTATATGCTGATGCTTGCACCAAAAAGGTAGAATGTATAGCCTATGCTAGAATTTTGGTTGAAATAAATATCATAAGGCCACTTCCCAAACAGATCATGGTGGAAGATCCAAATGGAAGGGAATTTGAACAGGAAGTATGGTATGATTGGATGCCTATGTACTGCAATAAGTGCTTGCAATTGGGGCATGTGTGCCGGGAACCACAGAACAAAGCTATGCCAAAACAACAGAAAGGGAGATATCAGAAGCCTCAACAATTGTGGAAGAAGATAAGACATTAG